A genomic region of Mesobacillus jeotgali contains the following coding sequences:
- the dacB gene encoding D-alanyl-D-alanine carboxypeptidase/D-alanyl-D-alanine endopeptidase, which yields MKQKTTAIIIFSLVTILAIIPFFHTDEPPARAVEPSGELSTEISKLLTDEPVLNGALAGVSIRSAEDGKLLYEHIGDTRLQPASVLKMFTAAAAYSVLGEEYRFTTEVLADGKIDGGTLAGDLYLKGMGDPTLLPADFDEMAKKLKNKGIKKVSGDLVADDSWYDDVRYSEDLTWNDEHQYYGAQVSALTASPNQDYDAGTVIVNIFPGKKGKAANISLEPETDYVKILNETVTVGAKGKHEVKIEGEHGSNNIIVGGTIPVNAHKAREWVAVWEPSLYAGSLFKKSLENHGIKVVGKIITGRATETKTKLISHKSMPLAELMIPFMKLSNNGHAEVLVKEMGKVVHGDGSWEKGLEVMNAELSKIGIDSSRLVLRDGSGISHANLIPANEITKLLYLAQREKWFPAFQHSLPVAGAKDRMVGGTLRNRLKDEAIMNKIKAKTGSLTGVSTLAGYVKTSSGETLIFTILLNNLLDDREGRKVEDELVKILARQP from the coding sequence TTGAAGCAAAAGACTACAGCAATCATCATATTTTCACTTGTTACCATCTTAGCCATCATTCCGTTTTTTCATACAGATGAACCTCCAGCCAGAGCTGTTGAGCCTAGTGGGGAGTTATCCACAGAAATAAGTAAGCTGTTAACAGATGAGCCGGTACTTAATGGAGCTTTGGCTGGTGTCAGCATCAGGTCTGCGGAAGATGGAAAACTTTTGTACGAGCATATTGGGGATACTCGGTTGCAGCCGGCTTCGGTGCTGAAGATGTTTACAGCTGCAGCGGCATATTCGGTTTTAGGGGAAGAATACCGCTTTACAACTGAAGTCTTGGCAGATGGAAAAATTGACGGTGGAACGCTTGCCGGTGACCTTTATCTAAAAGGGATGGGTGATCCGACCCTGCTTCCAGCAGACTTTGACGAAATGGCAAAAAAACTTAAGAATAAGGGAATCAAGAAGGTCTCTGGCGATTTAGTGGCTGATGATAGCTGGTATGATGATGTCCGTTATTCTGAAGATTTAACCTGGAATGATGAGCATCAATATTATGGCGCCCAGGTTTCCGCCCTTACTGCTTCACCGAATCAGGATTATGATGCAGGCACTGTTATTGTCAATATTTTTCCAGGAAAGAAAGGAAAAGCAGCAAACATTTCGCTTGAACCTGAAACCGATTATGTAAAAATCTTAAATGAAACGGTAACAGTAGGTGCTAAGGGAAAACATGAGGTGAAAATTGAAGGTGAGCATGGGTCGAATAACATAATAGTAGGGGGAACAATCCCGGTCAACGCTCATAAAGCAAGAGAATGGGTCGCCGTCTGGGAGCCTTCCCTATATGCAGGAAGTCTTTTTAAAAAGTCATTAGAGAATCATGGGATAAAAGTTGTTGGGAAAATTATAACGGGACGTGCGACGGAGACAAAGACTAAGTTAATTTCCCATAAATCTATGCCGCTTGCAGAGCTGATGATACCCTTCATGAAACTAAGCAATAACGGACATGCCGAAGTACTTGTTAAGGAAATGGGCAAAGTCGTTCATGGTGATGGCAGCTGGGAAAAGGGACTTGAGGTCATGAATGCAGAGCTTTCCAAAATTGGGATTGACAGCAGCAGGCTTGTGTTGCGAGACGGATCCGGAATCTCGCACGCCAATCTCATTCCAGCCAACGAAATCACAAAACTACTCTATCTTGCCCAAAGAGAAAAATGGTTCCCTGCTTTCCAGCATTCACTTCCAGTTGCAGGTGCCAAAGACAGGATGGTTGGCGGGACATTGAGAAATAGATTGAAAGATGAAGCCATTATGAATAAAATCAAGGCCAAAACAGGCTCTCTCACAGGTGTTAGCACACTAGCTGGATATGTAAAAACAAGCAGCGGAGAAACCCTTATTTTTACCATTTTATTGAATAATCTGCTGGATGATAGAGAAGGCAGGAAGGTTGAGGATGAACTTGTTAAAATTCTTGCAAGACAGCCATAA
- a CDS encoding cell wall hydrolase, with the protein MKKTLAALTAVVSLSLFSMGAAAEAATYQVKKGDTMWGISSKYGVQLTELKKVNNRTSNLLYPGQKLTIPASAVSAADQDLLARLVHAEAKGEPYAGKVAVATVVLNRVASPEFPNTVKGVVYEKSNGYYAFTPVKNGAINKPADAESKKAVKEALAFRGQGKGSLFFFNPKTAVSKWVFSREVTVTIGNHRFAK; encoded by the coding sequence ATGAAAAAAACATTGGCAGCGCTAACAGCGGTGGTATCCTTATCATTATTTTCAATGGGCGCAGCTGCTGAAGCAGCAACGTACCAGGTGAAAAAAGGAGATACTATGTGGGGAATCTCCAGCAAATATGGTGTGCAACTGACAGAATTGAAGAAAGTAAACAATAGAACTAGCAATCTACTATATCCAGGACAAAAGTTGACCATCCCGGCTTCAGCCGTGTCTGCAGCAGATCAGGACTTGCTTGCAAGGCTTGTCCACGCAGAAGCAAAAGGCGAGCCATACGCAGGGAAAGTAGCAGTAGCAACTGTTGTCTTGAATAGAGTAGCAAGCCCAGAATTCCCTAACACAGTAAAGGGAGTTGTCTATGAGAAGTCAAACGGCTACTATGCTTTCACTCCTGTGAAAAATGGTGCGATCAATAAGCCGGCAGATGCAGAGTCCAAGAAAGCTGTAAAAGAGGCTCTCGCTTTCAGAGGCCAGGGAAAAGGTTCATTGTTCTTCTTTAATCCGAAAACTGCAGTGAGCAAGTGGGTATTTTCAAGAGAAGTAACCGTGACAATCGGAAATCATAGATTCGCTAAGTAA